One part of the Mytilus trossulus isolate FHL-02 chromosome 11, PNRI_Mtr1.1.1.hap1, whole genome shotgun sequence genome encodes these proteins:
- the LOC134689808 gene encoding uncharacterized protein LOC134689808, producing MELPELFCDICLHLNVKRAASVWCSECGEKKCEECEEKHQVQKAPRHHNTIAIEDFQLLQDSIANIRQECEFHKETFEFYCQIHYIPLCKCCITEQHKECTELKPLQEIVKNVKESVAFQDLEHRVKDVLEIVTKIAKVQHEKRTHLEGKHAEIIAEVEFVKTLVNSHLDQLKQDLLNQLTEHQENTNWLIKNLDVMQTSVCTFRNELNKSKAHASDFQTFLYINELDSKVQKYETEINAVEYHEGKVELTIELSLILEQITHAITKVGVLDVSFSNPERLSLRKDLQGQLFIPTPNLLNRVKLTNTETVRIPKKHTTFPRNIIRGCDMLADGRLVLVDMLNKKLMLMDLNGTCTKYRNIKNEPYDAAVIEDSLVAVTLVEKKEVVIIDLNCSEIQRSFPVANRCFGIVFKDGKFYVCCDHRMLQVFHLSGDIFSTLSLVEPATYCSMFNNKLYFATQYLTNGVYCCDFNGNVHWKFDCQESSFPLGIANDNYGNTFVTCRKNNTVILIGKNGIESRILLSEEDNLHKPVAIHYNCEKNLLLVCNESGKSLVFSVSYEYPKQPTSHGIADRL from the coding sequence ATGGAGTTACCCGAACTTTTTTGCGATATTTGTCTGCACCTTAACGTTAAACGTGCTGCCAGTGTATGGTGTTCAGAGTGTGGGGAAAAGAAATGTGAAGAATGTGAAGAAAAACATCAAGTTCAGAAAGCGCCAAGACATCATAACACAATAGCTATAGAAGACTTCCAGTTATTACAAGACTCTATTGCAAATATTCGACAAGAATGTGAGTTTCACAAGGAAACGTTTGAATTTTATTGCCAGATACATTATATCCCGTTATGTAAGTGTTGTATTACAGAGCAACACAAAGAATGCACTGAACTCAAACCGTTACAGGAAATAGTGAAAAACGTGAAGGAATCGGTTGCATTCCAAGACTTAGAACATAGGGTGAAAGATGTCTTGGAAATTGTTACTAAAATAGCTAAAGTGCAGCACGAGAAAAGAACACACTTAGAAGGAAAACATGCTGAAATAATTGCTGAAGTTGAATTTGTAAAGACACTAGTCAATAGTCACTTGGATCAACTCAAACAAGACCTTTTGAATCAGTTGACGGAACATCAAGAAAATACTAATTGGCTTATCAAAAACCTGGATGTTATGCAAACATCAGTATGTACATTTAGGAACGAATTAAATAAAAGCAAAGCACATGCATCTGATTTTCAGACTTTTCTTTACATAAACGAATTGgattcaaaagttcaaaaatatgaaacgGAAATAAATGCAGTAGAGTATCACGAAGGCAAAGTTGAGTTAACCATAGAACTAAGCTTGATTCTAGAACAAATAACACATGCGATAACAAAAGTTGGGGTTTTAGATGTGTCGTTTTCAAATCCAGAACGACTTTCCCTCAGAAAAGACCTACAAGGGCAGTTGTTTATTCCAACCCCTAATTTGTTGAACCGAGTTAAATTGACGAATACCGAAACAGTAAGGATACCAAAGAAGCACACAACATTTCCTCGAAACATAATACGAGGCTGTGACATGTTGGCAGATGGGCGGCTTGTTTTGGTTGATATGCTTAACAAGAAACTCATGCTTATGGATCTTAATGGTACATGCACGAAATATCGTAATATTAAAAACGAGCCTTACGATGCTGCAGTAATAGAAGATAGCTTGGTAGCTGTGACGTTAGTGGAAAAGAAAGAGGTTGTTATAATAGATCTGAACTGTTCAGAAATTCAGCGATCATTCCCAGTAGCTAACCGATGTTTTGGGATTGTTTTTAAGGACGGAAAATTTTATGTTTGCTGTGATCATCGAATGTTGCAGGTCTTCCATTTGTCCGGTGatattttctcaacattatCACTAGTTGAACCTGCAACATATTGTTCTATGTTTAATAATAAGCTTTATTTTGCGACACAATATCTTACTAATGGAGTATATTGTTGTGATTTTAATGGAAACGTACATTGGAAATTTGACTGTCAAGAATCGAGTTTCCCACTCGGCATTGCAAACGATAATTACGGTAATACTTTTGTCACAtgcagaaaaaataatacagtaATACTCATCGGCAAAAATGGAATAGAATCTCGAATTTTACTGTCAGAGGAAGACAATCTTCACAAACCAGTAGCTATTCATTACAATTGTGAAAAGAACCTTCTTCTTGTGTGTAATGAATCAGGGAAATCGTTAGTCTTTAGTGTTTCATACGAATACCCCAAACAACCTACTAGCCATGGAATTGCCGACCGGCTGTAA